In one Pasteuria penetrans genomic region, the following are encoded:
- the dnaA gene encoding chromosomal replication initiator protein DnaA encodes MLPNRYKDWDLQELWNRTLKRVKKHIPDTIWILFQKSNITGRHNDTILMKMPQESLHYDKRQIEEGIAIAEKTFQFVTSSHCKILVEFPPVAGSTGKTLQGTLIHPLPKEGVTKTQLLDDFSAGGIAPTYLERAGTDWTGENKNTPLPRKEDPTVRRREGISEQPPPSTSGQKNIPGNRGGNFLGKDQSFQFNPNYNFSTFIVGKTNELAYAATCKVAESPAGGYNPLVLCGGVGLGKTHLMHALAQHILSKEEAQYRIVYISSEDFTNHFISTLMQKERTSEFRDRYRNVDILLVDDVQFLGRKEQTQEEFFHTFNALHSANKQIVLSTDRRPHAISALEARLRSRFASGLLVDIEPPDYETRLAILRRKAEIEKVSVEDNILEYIAERVDNNIRELEGVWISVVARSHLEGTPVTIQSVNKHLSKCYNEPSRSSLSLSTIQKTVCNYYSLNINDLTGKSRAKPISVPRQIAMYLARELTDHSLLQIGHAFGGRNHATVVHAHEKISKMLQGDSQLQRIIQSFSQKITQHNN; translated from the coding sequence GTGCTCCCCAATAGGTATAAGGACTGGGATCTTCAGGAACTGTGGAACCGTACACTGAAACGGGTGAAAAAACACATTCCTGATACAATTTGGATTCTTTTTCAAAAATCCAATATCACCGGGCGGCACAATGATACAATCTTAATGAAAATGCCCCAGGAATCCCTCCATTATGACAAACGACAAATCGAAGAAGGGATTGCCATAGCAGAAAAAACCTTCCAGTTCGTTACCTCTAGTCATTGCAAGATACTCGTTGAATTTCCTCCCGTAGCGGGTTCGACGGGGAAGACTCTGCAGGGTACCCTAATCCACCCCTTACCAAAGGAGGGGGTAACAAAAACTCAGCTATTGGACGACTTTTCTGCCGGGGGAATTGCGCCTACCTACCTGGAGAGAGCCGGAACAGACTGGACAGGGGAAAACAAAAATACCCCTTTACCCCGAAAAGAAGATCCAACTGTTAGGAGAAGGGAGGGGATTTCGGAACAACCCCCCCCAAGTACGAGTGGCCAGAAAAACATACCGGGAAACAGGGGAGGAAATTTTCTAGGGAAAGACCAGTCATTCCAATTCAATCCCAATTACAACTTCTCCACCTTTATCGTAGGAAAAACAAACGAACTTGCCTATGCTGCCACCTGTAAAGTAGCTGAGTCGCCTGCAGGTGGTTATAATCCTCTAGTACTCTGTGGTGGTGTGGGTCTGGGTAAAACCCATCTCATGCACGCCTTGGCGCAACACATACTGAGTAAAGAGGAAGCACAGTATAGAATAGTTTACATATCGTCAGAGGACTTCACCAATCATTTCATTTCCACCCTAATGCAAAAGGAACGTACTAGCGAGTTTCGGGACCGTTATCGCAATGTTGATATCCTACTGGTTGATGATGTCCAGTTTCTAGGACGGAAGGAACAAACACAGGAGGAATTCTTCCATACCTTCAATGCCCTCCACAGTGCCAACAAACAAATTGTTCTCTCTACGGACCGGCGTCCCCATGCCATTTCCGCCCTGGAAGCCAGGCTCCGCTCGCGTTTTGCCTCTGGTTTGCTGGTAGATATCGAACCCCCCGATTACGAAACACGATTGGCCATCCTCCGCCGTAAGGCAGAGATAGAAAAGGTCTCAGTGGAAGATAACATTCTTGAATACATTGCCGAGCGAGTTGACAACAACATCCGTGAACTAGAAGGGGTTTGGATCAGCGTCGTAGCCCGATCCCATCTTGAAGGAACACCCGTGACAATCCAGTCAGTAAATAAACATTTGAGCAAATGCTACAACGAACCCTCAAGATCATCCCTGAGCTTATCGACAATCCAGAAAACAGTCTGTAACTACTACAGCCTCAACATAAACGATCTCACCGGGAAATCACGTGCTAAGCCCATCAGCGTTCCCCGTCAAATCGCCATGTACCTGGCAAGGGAGCTGACTGACCATTCCTTGCTACAAATTGGCCATGCCTTCGGTGGCAGAAACCACGCCACTGTTGTCCACGCTCATGAAAAAATTTCCAAAATGCTCCAAGGGGATAGCCAGCTCCAACGCATCATACAAAGTTTTTCGCAGAAAATCACACAACACAACAACTAG